Proteins encoded within one genomic window of Nordella sp. HKS 07:
- a CDS encoding iron ABC transporter permease, protein MTVSSFRSPGLFALAVMALILAGLAGVFWGTADLAWDDRFKALLRLADAEPALKLIVWEWRLPRVIMVALVGAALTLAGLLMQALLRNPLADPYLLGLSSGASAAAAAAIIWLPGVFVSLIGLPILAFLGAMLAFLIALGLSFSPGRNLDRLMLILSGTAVSLFFQSITAFFLHIAEPHVTQQALQWLMGSAAGTKWPDLLPLAISLPLLALTAFAFAPMLDAVLLGDERATALGVPVGALRIGFFSAAALLTGLSVAAAGIVSFVGLIVPHLARLLIGATHRWLIPLALLLGAIVLVLVDLLCRTVLAPEELPLGVLLALFAAPPFIVILRRMRRGV, encoded by the coding sequence GTGACCGTCTCCTCCTTCAGAAGTCCCGGCCTGTTCGCGCTCGCGGTCATGGCACTGATCCTCGCCGGGCTCGCCGGGGTCTTCTGGGGCACCGCCGATCTTGCCTGGGATGATCGCTTCAAGGCGCTGCTCCGGCTTGCCGATGCAGAGCCGGCGCTCAAGCTCATCGTCTGGGAATGGCGACTGCCGCGCGTGATCATGGTAGCGCTGGTCGGCGCCGCTCTCACACTTGCCGGCCTCCTGATGCAGGCCTTGCTGCGCAATCCCCTGGCCGATCCCTATTTGCTCGGGCTCTCCTCGGGCGCCTCGGCGGCAGCCGCCGCCGCGATCATCTGGCTTCCCGGTGTATTCGTCTCGCTGATCGGCCTGCCGATCCTCGCCTTTCTCGGGGCCATGCTGGCTTTTCTCATTGCGCTTGGGCTGTCCTTCTCGCCCGGCCGCAATCTCGACCGTCTGATGCTGATCCTGTCGGGGACCGCGGTGTCGCTGTTCTTCCAGTCGATCACGGCCTTCTTCCTCCACATCGCCGAGCCGCATGTAACGCAGCAGGCGCTGCAATGGCTGATGGGCTCGGCCGCAGGCACCAAGTGGCCCGATCTTCTCCCGCTCGCCATAAGCTTGCCGCTCCTGGCGCTCACCGCCTTCGCTTTCGCACCCATGCTGGATGCAGTGCTGCTCGGCGACGAGCGCGCGACGGCCCTCGGCGTGCCGGTGGGGGCGTTGCGGATCGGCTTCTTTTCGGCCGCCGCCTTGCTCACCGGGCTTTCGGTCGCAGCCGCCGGCATCGTCAGCTTCGTCGGGCTGATCGTGCCACATCTGGCCCGGCTCCTGATCGGAGCGACGCATCGTTGGCTCATCCCTCTGGCGCTGCTGCTCGGCGCCATCGTGCTGGTGCTGGTCGATCTTCTCTGCCGTACCGTTCTGGCGCCCGAGGAGCTGCCGCTGGGCGTGCTCCTGGCGCTGTTTGCGGCGCCCCCCTTCATCGTGATCCTGCGAAGGATGCGCCGTGGCGTCTGA
- a CDS encoding ABC transporter ATP-binding protein, protein MASEPILSVSAICLRKGTAVLLDNVSFNLTRGRFHGLLGPNGAGKSSLLKILYRVETPDAGSVLLEGRPIQSLGRRTYAARVGALVREKVSLSGLSLVEVVELGLLPRGLGASANREHSREALAMIGLDHRWQEDAARLSGGEQQRLFFAQLLALDPDIYLLDEPNNHLDLHFQYKLLDIVRSRGRTVLASFHDIGLAARYCDEVMLLDRSRLVGRGAIGEVLTRQSLAETYRVDGAFAEGRLEVTGPV, encoded by the coding sequence GTGGCGTCTGAACCCATTCTCTCGGTGTCAGCCATCTGCCTGCGTAAAGGTACGGCAGTCCTGCTCGACAACGTCAGCTTCAACCTGACACGCGGCCGCTTCCATGGCTTGCTGGGGCCTAATGGCGCCGGCAAGTCGAGCCTGCTCAAGATCCTTTATCGCGTCGAGACGCCCGATGCCGGATCGGTCTTGCTGGAGGGCAGGCCTATCCAATCCCTGGGCCGGCGCACCTATGCGGCGCGTGTGGGCGCGCTTGTCCGGGAGAAGGTATCGCTCTCCGGGCTCAGCCTCGTCGAGGTCGTGGAACTCGGACTTCTGCCGCGCGGGCTTGGCGCCAGCGCGAACCGGGAGCACAGCCGGGAAGCACTAGCGATGATCGGCCTCGATCATCGATGGCAAGAAGATGCCGCCCGACTCTCCGGCGGCGAGCAGCAGCGTCTCTTCTTCGCGCAACTGCTGGCGCTCGATCCGGATATTTATCTTCTCGACGAGCCCAACAACCATCTCGACCTGCATTTCCAGTACAAGCTCCTCGACATCGTCAGAAGCAGGGGGCGCACTGTGCTGGCCTCCTTCCACGATATCGGACTGGCGGCGCGCTATTGCGACGAGGTGATGCTGCTCGACCGTAGCAGGCTGGTGGGGCGGGGCGCGATCGGCGAGGTGCTCACCCGGCAAAGCCTGGCCGAGACCTATAGGGTGGACGGCGCCTTCGCCGAGGGCCGACTGGAGGTCACCGGTCCGGTCTAG